TGATGAGTATAAGCTCGAACTTTTAGAAGATTTAGAAGACGGCAATATTACTTTTTACACTCAAGGTAATTTTACCGATTTATGTAGAGGACCACACATTCCAAACACCTCATTTATAAAGTCCACAAAACTATTAAATATTGCAGGAGCCTATTGGAGAGGTGATGAAAACAACAAACAGCTCACAAGAATTTATGGTATTAGCTTCCCTAAGCAAAAAGAATTATCAGCATATCTTGAGCTTTTGGAACAAGCTAAACAAAGGGACCACAGAAAGCTTGGAAAAGAATTGGAATTATTTTCCTTTTCTCAAAAAGTTGGACAAGGACTCCCCTTATGGCTGCCTAAAGGCGCTGCTCTTAGAGAACGGTTAGAAAACTTCCTTAAAAAAGCACAAAAATCTGCAGGTTATGACCAGGTTATTACGCCACATATAGGCAGTAAAGAACTTTACGTTTGTTCAGGCCACTACGCCAAATATGGTGCCGATTCTTTTCAACCCATTAACACTCCTGCTGAAGGCGAAGAGTTTTTATTAAAACCCATGAACTGCCCTCACCATTGTGAGATATACAAAACCAAACCTCGTTCATACAAAGACTTACCTATAAGATTTGCAGAATTTGGAACAGTATATCGTTATGAGCAATCGGGTGAACTGCATGGATTGTCAAGAGTAAGAGGCTTTACTCAAGATGATGCTCATATTTTTTGCACTCCTGAGCAAGTCAAGGAAGAATTTATAAAAGTTATAGACCTAGTCCTTTATATTTTCAAGACACTAAGCTTTGAACAATTTACAGCTCAAATATCATTAAGAGATGTCAATCAACCTGAAAAATACATAGGCTCAACAGAAAATTGGGAAAAAGCCGAAAAAGCCATTTTAGAAGCTACTGAAGAAAAAGGTATTGATACAGTTATCGAATATGGAGAAGCTGCATTTTATGGTCCAAAGCTAGACTTCATGGTTAAAGATGCTTTAGGAAGAAAATGGCAATTAGGAACAATACAAGTTGATTATAATCTACCTGAACGTTTTGAATTAGAATACATGGGGTCTGACAACCAAACTCACCGACCTGTAATGATTCATAGAGCACCCTTCGGCTCGATGGAAAGGTTTGTGTCCGTATTACTAGAACATTGCGCAGGTAATTTCCCTCTTTGGCTTACTCCAAATCAAGTTATGATTTTGCCGATAAGTGAAAAATATCACGATTACGCAGAAAATATTTTAAATCTGCTAAATAATTCCGATATTCGCGCCCTCGTTGACGAAAGAGCTGAAAAAGCCGGTCGCAAGATAAGAGATGCTGAAATGAGCAAATCACCATTCATGTTAATTGTTGGTGAAAAGGAAAAAGAAAATCATACAGTATCTATCAGAAGGCACGGTGGCGAAGATTTGGGAAGTATGAAAATTGAACAATTCATCAACATCATCAACGAAGAAATTGATACTTTGATAAGTAACTTTAAGTAGAATAACTAACAAAAACAGAATACAATCGCTTTAAGAAAAAGAAATAACAACTTAAGAAGAAAAACTGAAGCAGAACATAGAATTAACAAATTTATCACTGCTCCTGAGGTCAGATTAGTAGGCGAAGGCATAGAATCTGGAATTTTTCCTATATCAAAAGCATTGAATATAGCCGATGAGATGGGTTTAGATTTAGTTGAAATTTCTCCTAAAGCAGATCCACCTGTTTGTAAAATTATTGACTACAAGAAGTTTTTGTACGATCAAAAGAAAAAGCAAAAAATAATAAAAGCAAACGCATCGAAAACTGTAATTAAAGAAATTCGTTTCGGTCCTAATACAGAAGAACATGACCTTGCTTTTAAAACAAAACATGCATTAAAGTTCCTAGAAGAAGGCTCAAAAGTGAAAGCTTTTGTATTTTTTAGAGGACGAAGCATAGTCTTCAAAGAAAAAGGAGAAATTTTATTATTAAAATTTGCTCAAGCTTTAGAAGATTATGGAGTTGTAGAACAAATGCCAAAATTAGAAGGTAAGCGAATGACAATGTTCATCGCTCCTAAAAAGAAGAAGTAAAACCAAATTAAACGGATTTATCATGCCAAAAATGAAAACAAAATCTAGTGCTAAAAAGCGATTTAAGCTTACTGGTACTGGTAAAATCAAGAGAAAGCATGCTTTTAAAAGTCACATCTTAACTAAGAAAGAGACTAAACAAAAGCGTAACTTAACTCAAACTGGATTAGTACATGAGTCTGATGTTAAAAACATCAAACAACAATTGTGTCTATAATTAACAATTATTAACCAAGTATTTAGCTCAAAAGTTCTCAATGAGGCGCTAACTACTAAAAACTATTAAATTATGCCAAGATCGGTAAATGCTGTCGCAGCAAAGGCTAGAAGAAAGAAGGTTTTAAAAGCCGCAAAAGGTTACTTCGGCCGTAGAAAAAATGTCCATACAGTTGCAAAAAATGCAGTTGATAAAGCAATGCAGTATGCATACATTGGACGTAAACAAAAGAAAAGAAACTTCCGCTCACTATGGATTCAAAGAATTAACGCTGGTGTTAGAGAACACGATATGAGTTATTCTACATTTATGGGAGGTTTATCTAAAAAAGGTATTGCTTTGAACAGAAAAGTTCTTGCAGACCTTGCCATGAATCACCCAGAAGCTTTTAAAGCAATAGTGGACAAGGTTAAAAGCTAAATTTAACTTTTATAAATAATTAAAAAAGGTAAATCGTCTATGGTTTACCTTTTTTGTTACCTTTGCCGAAATAAATAAATTAATTATGAATACTGGAACAGTAAAGTTTTTTAATGATACCAAAGGTTATGGATTCATTAAAGAAGACGAAACAGATAAAGAGTACTTTGTACACGTATCTGGACTAGTCGATGAAATTAGTGAAAATGACAAAGTTACATTTGACTTAGAAGAAGGTCGTAAAGGACTAAACGCTACAAATGTGAAATTAGCATAAATAAACTAAGACTAACAAAAGAAAAAGGCTCCTTATAGGAGCCTTTTTTTATGGTAAAGACTGAAGTTCATCTTTAGCCTCTTTAAATTCAGGACTCAATTCCAAAACCATTTCGAAATCATTTCTAGCCAAGTCATTATTACCAACAAACTTATAAGCTAACCCTCTTGAAAAGAAAGCAGAAGCATAAGTTCTATTTTGAGAAATTACAAACGAAAAATACTGAATTGCAGATTCATAACTTCCCTCTACTAATGAAATATACCCCAAATTATAATTGGCATCTTTATTTAACGAATCTCGTCTAAGCATGCCATAATAAGATTGCTTAGCATTATAAAAATCACCTTGATTTTGGCAGTACATACCCAAATTATACCAAGAACTTAATAGGCTAGAATCGGCTATAAGTGCATTTTTAAAATAGTATTTAGCAAGGCTATCTCCTTTAAAAGAATAGATAAAAGCTAACTGCTCATAGGATTCAACATAATTAGGGTTTTGCTCAACAGCAGTCTGAAATTGAGATTGTGCCATTTCAAGGTCTCCCATATCCTTGTAGTTCAAGCCTTTAAAAAAGTAAGCCTCTGCATCAAAAGGGTACGAAGGTAAATATGTATTTATATCTTTCAACGACTGTGAATAATTCTGAAGAACGTAATACAGCTTTGCCCTTAACAGTAACATGGGCGGAAATACGGTGTAGTTATCGGAAATTAAAGCTAAACTCTTTGAAATGTAAATAGGGTTTGATGGATAGAGCTCAAAATACAAATCGGCTAAGTCGTAACGATAATTTAGGTTCGAAGTGTCTATTGCAAAGAGTTGTTGTTGGTCAATAATAGCTTTTTCAAGCTCACCACTCTCAATAAAACGATTTCTCCTTTCTATCAACAATGCCGTATCATTGGGCTGCTCCAATAATGCCAAACTTAAGTCAGTAATTGAAGTTGGCTCGTTAGAAGGTGTATTTCTTTCTGAACAAGAAAAAAGAAAAATTACTGAAAAAAATATGAGCAGCCTAAACATATCAGCAATTAGCTAATACTTAGTTATTGATATGCTCTTTAATCTTTTCTTCAAGCTGATCAGACAACTCTGGATTGTCTTCCAAGACAAGTTTAACTGCATCTCTACCCTGACCTAGCTTATCGTCATTATAGCTAAACCAAGAGCCACTTTTCTGAACGATATCTAAATCTACAGCCTTATCCAATATTTCACCAGATTTTGAAATTCCTTTACCGTACATGATGTCAAACTCGACTAATTTGAATGGAGGAGCTACTTTATTTTTAACCACTTTAACTCGTGTTTTATTTCCAATAGCACCATCAGCATCTTTTATAGCAGTACTTTTTCTTACATCTAAACGGATAGAAGCATAGAACTTTAAAGCGTTACCACCAGTAGTAGTTTCTGGATTACCAAACATTACACCGATTTTCTCTCGCAGTTGATTGATAAAAATACACGTACATCCTGTTTTGCTGATTGTTCCCGTTAATTTTCTTAAAGCTTTAGACATCAATCTAGCGTGAAGACCTACGGAAGTATCTCCCATTTCCCCTTCAATTTCACTTTTAGGAGTAAGAGCTGCCACAGAATCAACAACTAGAATATCAATTGCTCCTGAACGAATTAGGTTGTCAGCTATTTCTAACGCTTGTTCACCATTATCTGGTTGAGAGATTAGCAAATCATCAATATTAACGCCCAAACTAGCTGCATAAGTTTGGTCAAAAGCATGTTCTGCATCTATAAATGCTGCAATACCACCTTGACGTTGAGCTTCTGCAATAGCGTGTATAGCTAATGTGGTTTTACCTGAAGATTCAGGTCCATAAATTTCAATGACTCTACCTCGAGGATAACCCCCTATTCCAAGAGCGATATCCAAACCTAATGAACCTGTAGGTATTGCGTCTATATTTTCGACTGGCTTATCGCCTAAGCGCATTACAGTACCTTTTCCGTAAGACTTTTCCATCTTATCAAGAGTAAGTTGTAGGGCTTTTAATTTTGCTTCTTTTTGTTTATCACTCATAGCTGTTTACTTATATGTTTCTAAAATTTGTGCTGTATGTTCTTTAGTCTTTACCTTAGTAAAGATGCGCTCAATATGTCCATTTTCGTCAATAACAAAGGTTGTTCTATGAATACCTTCATACTCCTTCCCCATAAATTTTTTAGGCCCCCAAACATCATAAGCCTTAATGACTTCTTTTTTTGTATCAGAAAGCAAATGAAAAGGTAATTCATTCTTGGCAATAAACTTTTGATGTGAAGAACTATCATCGGCACTCACTCCAAGAACATCATATCCTAAATCTAAAAGTTCGGAATAATTATCTCTCAGGTTACAACTTTCAGCAGTACAACCAGGAGTGCTATCCTTAGGATAAAAATACAGGATTAACTTCTTGCCTTTGTAAGTGTCTAAAGTTAACAGCCTATCATCTTGATTAAGGACGCTAAAATTTGGAGCTTTATCACCTTCTTTTAAACTAGTCATTTTTGAATTTTTAAGCTTAACAAAAGAGCAAAAAAAACTCAGAAATAGCAAAATAATAAGACTGCATTTATTAACAAATTATCTATTTTTTTGAAAAAAATCACATATTTCTGTGATACCGCATTCTTGACATTTAGGTTTTCTAGCAAGACATACATAACGGCCATGAAGAATAAGCCAATGATGAGCAATATTAAGTTTGTCTTTAGGAAAATATTTTACCAATTGCTTTTCGGTTTGCAATGGGTTTTTGGCATTCTTACTAAGCCCTATTCGCTCTGACACTCTAAACACATGGGTATCTACTGGCATAGTTGGAATATCATATAAAACAGAAGCTACTACATTAGCTGTTTTTCTACCCACACCAGGTAATAATTGTAGGCTATCAACAGAATCAGGCACCTTACCATCAAAATCATGAATCAGCATATTAGCCATCTTGTGCAAATGCTTTGATTTATTGTTTGGATAACTTATTGATCGGATATAATGAAAAATCTCATCTGGCGAAGACAACGCCATAAGCTCAGCGTTAGGAAAAGCAGAAAATAAAGTAGGAGTTACCATATTAACACGTTTATCTGTGCATTGCGCAGAAAGAATAACCGCTACCAATAACTCAAATCCATTGTTGTATTGCAGTTCTGTTTCGGCTACAGGCATATGTTTGTCGAAGTAATGAACAAATAATTCAAAGCGTTGTTTTCTATTCATACCCAAAGGTAAAAAAAAAGCCCTTCTTAATTTCTTAAGAAGGGCTGGATAAAGTATGTTATTAACTAATTCAAAACCAAATTAATTCTGTCAATATATTTAGATGGCTTTGATGAAAATCCTCTTGCATAAGACTTAATTTTTGCAAGACTAAAATTAGATGGTGTCAACAATAATGGTTCAGAATCAAATAGGTTCATTGATGATTTTAATTCATTATAAGCGTCGTATAAATTCGAATCATTAACTAATGCTTCTTTTAATAAAATCGACTCTTCTGAGGTCATCTCGTTGTACAAAAATCTAATTAAATCATTCTGAGTAAAGGTTTTATACATATGGTAGTTTTTAAAATTATACTACCACAACGCAAGACCTTTTCTAAATATTGCACAATCAATTAATTAATTATTAAATCAACATTATTCTCTTCTAATAACTTACGAATATTTATTAGTGCATAACGCATTCTTCCTAGAGCTGTATTTATACTAACACCTGTCTTTTCAGCAATTTCTTTAAAGCTTAAATCTTCATAGTGTCGCATAATAAGAACTTCCTTCTGTTCATTTGGCAATTCAGCAATAATACGACGTAATAGTTGGGTTTGTTCATCTTCCATCATATCGTACTCTTTAGATTGATTACCATTCCCAATAACATCAAAAATGTCAAAGTTCTCTAAACTTTTAGATTGTGCTACCTTAGGCATCCTTTTGTTTTGTCTAAAGTAATCGATAACAAGATTGTGAGATATACGCATTAACCAAGGTAAAAACTTACCCTCTTCGTTATACTTACCACTATTTAGTGATTTAATGACTTTGAAAAAAGCATCTTGAAAAATATCTTCAGCAAGTTGGAGGTTTCTTACTTTAGAATTGATAAAAGCCAAAACTCTAGACTGATGTCTATTGACTAACTCGTCAAGAGCAAGTGGGTTACCTTTAATGTAAGATGAAACTAAATCTTTATCGGAGACTTTGTGTAATAACATATCTAACAATTTTAAATTAATACTAATTAAAAAGTAGATATGTATCTATAGGCAAATGATTAAAATTACACTTTGAAAAACCAATTCGTTTGGTCTTTTCTTGCTTCAAATATAAATGACTTTTTGTAAAATTCCAAATGATAAAACCGTAAATTTGCAAACTTCGAAAGAAACAAAAACTAATAACGCCTTTAATTCAAGTGCAAAAAGACAATCAAAAATACATCACTATATCGGGAGCAAGAATGCACAATCTCAAAAATATTGATGTATCCATTCCTAAAAGAAAGCTTATTGTTATTACTGGTGTTTCAGGCTCAGGAAAATCTTCACTAGCTTTCGATACTTTATTTGCAGAAGGACAAAGAAGGTATATCGAAAGTCTATCATCCTATGCTAGACAGTTCCTTGGAAAACTA
Above is a window of Flavobacteriales bacterium DNA encoding:
- the thrS gene encoding threonine--tRNA ligase; amino-acid sequence: MIQITLPDGATRQVEKGTTGMDIAKSISEGLARNVLACQIDDEVWDANRPIEKDCEFKLLTWNDDLGKQTMWHSSAHLMAEALEALYPGIKLAIGPAIENGFYYDIDFGKHSISSDDFSKIEAKMAELARQKNEYVRKEISKQDAISYFQEKDDEYKLELLEDLEDGNITFYTQGNFTDLCRGPHIPNTSFIKSTKLLNIAGAYWRGDENNKQLTRIYGISFPKQKELSAYLELLEQAKQRDHRKLGKELELFSFSQKVGQGLPLWLPKGAALRERLENFLKKAQKSAGYDQVITPHIGSKELYVCSGHYAKYGADSFQPINTPAEGEEFLLKPMNCPHHCEIYKTKPRSYKDLPIRFAEFGTVYRYEQSGELHGLSRVRGFTQDDAHIFCTPEQVKEEFIKVIDLVLYIFKTLSFEQFTAQISLRDVNQPEKYIGSTENWEKAEKAILEATEEKGIDTVIEYGEAAFYGPKLDFMVKDALGRKWQLGTIQVDYNLPERFELEYMGSDNQTHRPVMIHRAPFGSMERFVSVLLEHCAGNFPLWLTPNQVMILPISEKYHDYAENILNLLNNSDIRALVDERAEKAGRKIRDAEMSKSPFMLIVGEKEKENHTVSIRRHGGEDLGSMKIEQFINIINEEIDTLISNFK
- the recA gene encoding recombinase RecA: MSDKQKEAKLKALQLTLDKMEKSYGKGTVMRLGDKPVENIDAIPTGSLGLDIALGIGGYPRGRVIEIYGPESSGKTTLAIHAIAEAQRQGGIAAFIDAEHAFDQTYAASLGVNIDDLLISQPDNGEQALEIADNLIRSGAIDILVVDSVAALTPKSEIEGEMGDTSVGLHARLMSKALRKLTGTISKTGCTCIFINQLREKIGVMFGNPETTTGGNALKFYASIRLDVRKSTAIKDADGAIGNKTRVKVVKNKVAPPFKLVEFDIMYGKGISKSGEILDKAVDLDIVQKSGSWFSYNDDKLGQGRDAVKLVLEDNPELSDQLEEKIKEHINN
- the rpmI gene encoding 50S ribosomal protein L35, whose translation is MPKMKTKSSAKKRFKLTGTGKIKRKHAFKSHILTKKETKQKRNLTQTGLVHESDVKNIKQQLCL
- a CDS encoding cold shock domain-containing protein, with the protein product MNTGTVKFFNDTKGYGFIKEDETDKEYFVHVSGLVDEISENDKVTFDLEEGRKGLNATNVKLA
- the nth gene encoding endonuclease III, which gives rise to MNRKQRFELFVHYFDKHMPVAETELQYNNGFELLVAVILSAQCTDKRVNMVTPTLFSAFPNAELMALSSPDEIFHYIRSISYPNNKSKHLHKMANMLIHDFDGKVPDSVDSLQLLPGVGRKTANVVASVLYDIPTMPVDTHVFRVSERIGLSKNAKNPLQTEKQLVKYFPKDKLNIAHHWLILHGRYVCLARKPKCQECGITEICDFFQKNR
- a CDS encoding tetratricopeptide repeat protein, whose protein sequence is MFRLLIFFSVIFLFSCSERNTPSNEPTSITDLSLALLEQPNDTALLIERRNRFIESGELEKAIIDQQQLFAIDTSNLNYRYDLADLYFELYPSNPIYISKSLALISDNYTVFPPMLLLRAKLYYVLQNYSQSLKDINTYLPSYPFDAEAYFFKGLNYKDMGDLEMAQSQFQTAVEQNPNYVESYEQLAFIYSFKGDSLAKYYFKNALIADSSLLSSWYNLGMYCQNQGDFYNAKQSYYGMLRRDSLNKDANYNLGYISLVEGSYESAIQYFSFVISQNRTYASAFFSRGLAYKFVGNNDLARNDFEMVLELSPEFKEAKDELQSLP
- a CDS encoding translation initiation factor IF-3 — its product is MALRKRNNNLRRKTEAEHRINKFITAPEVRLVGEGIESGIFPISKALNIADEMGLDLVEISPKADPPVCKIIDYKKFLYDQKKKQKIIKANASKTVIKEIRFGPNTEEHDLAFKTKHALKFLEEGSKVKAFVFFRGRSIVFKEKGEILLLKFAQALEDYGVVEQMPKLEGKRMTMFIAPKKKK
- a CDS encoding sigma-70 family RNA polymerase sigma factor, with the translated sequence MLLHKVSDKDLVSSYIKGNPLALDELVNRHQSRVLAFINSKVRNLQLAEDIFQDAFFKVIKSLNSGKYNEEGKFLPWLMRISHNLVIDYFRQNKRMPKVAQSKSLENFDIFDVIGNGNQSKEYDMMEDEQTQLLRRIIAELPNEQKEVLIMRHYEDLSFKEIAEKTGVSINTALGRMRYALINIRKLLEENNVDLIIN
- the rplT gene encoding 50S ribosomal protein L20, producing MPRSVNAVAAKARRKKVLKAAKGYFGRRKNVHTVAKNAVDKAMQYAYIGRKQKKRNFRSLWIQRINAGVREHDMSYSTFMGGLSKKGIALNRKVLADLAMNHPEAFKAIVDKVKS
- the bcp gene encoding thioredoxin-dependent thiol peroxidase — translated: MTSLKEGDKAPNFSVLNQDDRLLTLDTYKGKKLILYFYPKDSTPGCTAESCNLRDNYSELLDLGYDVLGVSADDSSSHQKFIAKNELPFHLLSDTKKEVIKAYDVWGPKKFMGKEYEGIHRTTFVIDENGHIERIFTKVKTKEHTAQILETYK